The nucleotide sequence GTCGACAAAGTGCACGATCCGGAAACGAACACTGATTGCGATTGCATCATTATGGAGTTTGTCCCCGAGGTTGCACTCCTCAACTCCTCAGGGGCACGAAACCTCTGCAGTTGCACGATGCTCGCAGAATTGCCAACGGTATTCTCAATGGCCTCGAACACATTCATGCCCGCAAGCTCGTGCACGACGATTTGCACGAAGAAAACGTGATTATTGGC is from Polyangiaceae bacterium and encodes:
- a CDS encoding protein kinase; its protein translation is MKVTLVGEKPIGQGAYTNVWRGRDDLDRDVAVKIVRPDQQDGFDLMAHARLLAQTSHPNVVTVFTVDKVHDPETNTDCDCIIMEFVPEVALLNSSGARNLCSCTMLAELPTVFSMASNTFMPASSCTTICTKKT